NNNNNNNNNNNNNNNNNNNNNNNNNNNNNNNNNNNNNNNNNNNNNNNNNNNNNNNNNNNNNNNNNNNNNNNNNNNNNNNNNNNNNNNNNNNNNNNNNNNNNNNNNNNNNNNNNNNNNNNNNNNNNNNNNNNNNNNNNNNNNNNNNNNNNNNNNNNNNNNNNNNNNNNNNNNNNNNNNNNNNNNNNNNNNNNNNNNNNNNNNNNNNNNNNNNNNNNNNNNNNNNNNNNNNNNNNNNNNNNNNNNNNNNNNNNNNNNNNNNNNNNNNNNNNNNNNNNNNNNNNNNNNNNNNNNNNNNNNNNNNNNNNNNNNNNNNNNNNNNNNNNNNNNNNNNNNNNNNNNNNNNNNNNNNNNNNNNNNNNNNNNNNNNNNNNNNNNNNNNNNNNNNNNNNNNNNNNNNNNNNNNNNNNNNNNNNNNNNNNNNNNNNNNNNNNNNNNNNNNNNNNNNNNNNNNNNNNNNNNNNNNNNNNNNNNNNNNNNNNNNNNNNNNNNNNNNNNNNNNNNNNNNNNNNNNNNNNNNNNNNNNNNNNNNNNNNNNNNNNNNNNNNNNNNNNNNNNNNNNNNNNNNNNNNNNNNNNNNNNNNNNNNNNNNNNNNNNNNNNNNNNNNNNNNNNNNNNNNNNNNNNNNNNNNNNNNNNNNNNNNNNNNNNNNNNNNNNNNNNNNNNNNNNNNNNNNNNNNNNNNNNNNNNNNNNNNNNNNNNNNNNNNNNNNNNNNNNNNNNNNNNNNNNNNNNNNNNNNNNNNNNNNNNNNNNNNNNNNNNNNNNNNNNNNNNNNNNNNNNNNNNNNNNNNNNNNNNNNNNNNNNNNNNNNNNNNNNNNNNNNNNNNNNNNNNNNNNNNNNNNNNNNNNNNNNNNNNNNNNNNNNNNNNNNNNNNNNNNNNNNNNNNNNNNNNNNNNNNNNNNNNNNNNNNNNNNNNNNNNNNNNNNNNNNNNNNNNNNNNNNNNNNNNNNNNNNNNNNNNNNNNNNNNNNNNNNNNNNNNNNNNNNNNNNNNNNNNNNNNNNNNNNNNNNNNNNNNNNNNNNNNNNNNNNNNNNNNNNNNNNNNNNNNNNNNNNNNNNNNNNNNNNNNNNNNNNNNNNNNNNNNNNNNNNNNNNNNNNNNNNNNNNNNNNNNNNNNNNNNNNNNNNNNNNNNNNNNNNNNNNNNNNNNNNNNNNNNNNNNNNNNNNNNNNNNNNNNNNNNNNNNNNNNNNNNNNNNNNNNNNNNNNNNNNNNNNNNNNNNNNNNNNNNNNNNNNNNNNNNNNNNNNNNNNNNNNNNNNNNNNNNNNNNNNNNNNNNNNNNNNNNNNNNNNNNNNNNNNNNNNNNNNNNNNNNNNNNNNNNNNNNNNNNNNNNNNNNNNNNNNNNNNNNNNNNNNNNNNNNNNNNNNNNNNNNNNNNNNNNNNNNNNNNNNNNNNNNNNNNNNNNNNNNNNNNNNNNNNNNNNNNNNNNNNNNNNNNNNNNNNNNNNNNNNNNNNNNNNNNNNNNNNNNNNNNNNNNNNNNNNNNNNNNNNNNNNNNNNNNNNNNNNNNNNNNNNNNNNNNNNNNNNNNNNNNNNNNNNNNNNNNNNNNNNNNNNNNNNNNNNNNNNNNNNNNNNNNNNNNNNNNNNNNNNNNNNNNNNNNNNNNNNNNNNNNNNNNNNNNNNNNNNNNNNNNNNNNNNNNNNNNNNNNNNNNNNNNNNNNNNNNNNNNNNNNNNNNNNNNNNNNNNNNNNNNNNNNNNNNNNNNNNNNNNNNNNNNNNNNNNNNNNNNNNNNNNNNNNNNNNNNNNNNNNNNNNNNNNNNNNNNNNNNNNNNNNNNNNNNNNNNNNNNNNNNNNNNNNNNNNNNNNNNNNNNNNNNNNNNNNNNNNNNNNNNNNNNNNNNNNNNNNNNNNNNNNNNNNNNNNNNNNNNNNNNNNNNNNNNNNNNNNNNNNNNNNNNNNNNNNNNNNNNNNNNNNNNNNNNNNNNNNNNNNNNNNNNNNNNNNNNNNNNNNNNNNNNNNNNNNNNNNNNNNNNNNNNNNNNNNNNNNNNNNNNNNNNNNNNNNNNNNNNNNNNNNNNNNNNNNNNNNNNNNNNNNNNNNNNNNNNNNNNNNNNNNNNNNNNNNNNNNNNNNNNNNNNNNNNNNNNNNNNNNNNNNNNNNNNNNNNNNNNNNNNNNNNNNNNNNNNNNNNNNNNNNNNNNNNNNNNNNNNNNNNNNNNNNNNNNNNNNNNNNNNNNNNNNNNNNNNNNNNNNNNNNNNNNNNNNNNNNNNNNNNNNNNNNNNNNNNNNNNNNNNNNNNNNNNNNNNNNNNNNNNNNNNNNNNNNNNNNNNNNNNNNNNNNNNNNNNNNNNNNNNNNNNNNNNNNNNNNNNNNNNNNNNNNNNNNNNNNNNNNNNNNNNNNNNNNNNNNNNNNNNNNNNNNNNNNNNNNNNNNNNNNNNNNNNNNNNNNNNNNNNNNNNNNNNNNNNNNNNNNNNNNNNNNNNNNNNNNNNNNNNNNNNNNNNNNNNNNNNNNNNNNNNNNNNNNNNNNNNNNNNNNNNNNNNNNNNNNNNNNNNNNNNNNNNNNNNNNNNNNNNNNNNNNNNNNNNNNNNNNNNNNNNNNNNNNNNNNNNNNNNNNNNNNNNNNNNNNNNNNNNNNNNNNNNNNNNNNNNNNNNNNNNNNNNNNNNNNNNNNNNNNNNNNNNNNNNNNNNNNNNNNNNNNNNNNNNNNNNNNNNNNNNNNNNNNNNNNNNNNNNNNNNNNNNNNNNNNNNNNNNNNNNNNNNNNNNNNNNNNNNNNNNNNNNNNNNNNNNNNNNNNNNNNNNNNNNNNNNNNNNNNNNNNNNNNNNNNNNNNNNNNNNNNNNNNNNNNNNNNNNNNNNNNNNNNNNNNNNNNNNNNNNNNNNNNNNNNNNNNNNNNNNNNNNNNNNNNNNNNNNNNNNNNNNNNNNNNNNNNNNNNNNNNNNNNNNNNNNNNNNNNNNNNNNNNNNNNNNNNNNNNNNNNNNNNNNNNNCTCACTCCTCACACCTCACAGCTCATTCCTTACACCTCCTCACACCTTACtcctcacacctcacacctcactcCTCATACCTCACACCTCACTCCTCACACCTCACTCCTCACTCTTCACACTTCACTGCtcctcacacctcacacctccTCACACCTCACTCCTCACTCCTCACTCCTCACACCTCCCACCTCCTCACACCTCACTCCTCAGACCTCATACCTCACTCCTGACACCTCATACCTCACACCTCCTCACACCTCATATCTCACTCCTGACTCCTCACGCCTCACTCCTCACACCTCACATCTCCTCACACCTCACTCCTGACtcctcacacctcacacctcactcctcacacctcacacctccAACTCAGATTTTTTAGCTTGAACTTTTTCTCAATAAAACCACAGAagcttgggccaggcacagtgactcacgcctgtaatcccagcattttgggaggccaaggtgggcagatcacgaggtcaggagattgagaccatctcggctaatacggtgaaaccctgtctctactaaatttacaaaaaattagccaggtgggcaCCGGGcaccagctactctagaggctgaggcaggagaatggtgtgaaccccagaAGCCAaacttgtagtgagccgagattgcgccactgcactccagactgggcaacagagcgagacactacctcagaaaacaacaacaacaaaaacacagaagCCCAACAGAGACCTGAAGACCTGCTTCCCCATCTCCTCCGGGACCTCTCCCACCTGGGTGAAGAGGGCACGTGAGCCTCTCCTGATCTTGATCATCTCCGCTAAAACACTGAACCACCTTCAGCACCCACCAGCAGGGGACGGAGCAGAACTGTATAGGGTACAAAAGCGCCCTGCCACTATCAGGTCCAGATGAAAACCTACAAGTTGAATCAGCAAGGCGCGGACAGATACGCAAGCAGAAACCCTCTTATAGGAGGTTCAAGGCTGGTCacgatggctcactcctataatcccagcactttgggaggccaagtcaagcagatcacttgaggtcaggagccgcagaccagcctggccaatatggcaaaaccccgtctgtactaaaagtacaaaaattagccatgcatggtggtgggtgcctgtaatcccagctactcgggaggctgagacaggagaatcgcttgaacctgggaggtggaggttccggTAAGCTGAGATAGGgccgttgtactccagcttgggtgacagcgagaccctgtctcaaaaaaaaaaaaacagtttgagaATGTCAGACAAGGCAGCACCCTGGGCAGGTGCTCAGGTTGGGCAGAGTCTCTCTCAGGGGAGGGGAGTAACAGGATGGAGCTCCCCGAGGGCTCCTTGCGTGTCTGTGTCCTGATGCACAGCAGGTGGGGGCTGCGGGGACCAGAGAAGGAAGTGCCCCAGCTGGGCACTTCCCGAGAAGGAAGTGGTGCCGGAATTTCCCCCAGGTGTGGCCTCAGGTATAAGAGCGGCTGCTGCCAGGTTCATGGCCAGGTGCAACTGTGGGATTGCCACCAGGTGTGCAGGCCGCTCCAAGCCCAGCCTGCCCTGCTGCCACCACCATGACAGTGAGCCTCTCCACATGCCACTTGGATGGTTGCCACTTGGATGGTTGCCACTTGGATGGCACAGCCTGGCCTGGAAGGGCCGGAGTGGGATTCTCTGAACCCTGGGATGAGGGTGTCGGGATGGGCTCTGGGAAACCCCTCAGTCTGCGGGTAGGGGGAGGCAGCTACAGATCCTCGGAGCCCTGGCATGCTGGTGTCTTGGGCTAAAGGGctagcctctctgagcttcagtttccccatctatagaGGGAGGGCTGTACTCCATCTTTCCCCTGGGAACAaggaaagctgaggtggaagtGAGGTGCCCCCTGCCCTGGGCACCCCCTAACCACCCATCTGCCTGTTTCACCAGCTCCTCCCTGGCCTCCTGTTTCTGATCTGGTTGCATGCATGCTTGGCCCACCATGACCCCTTCCTCAGGGGGCATCCCCACACTCATGGGACCCCACGCTGCTACTCAGCTGAGGAACTGCCCCTCGGCCAGGCCCCCCCCACACCGGCTGGCTCGAGGTGCCAAGTGGGGGCAGGCTTTGCCTGTAGCCCTGGTGTCCAGCCTGGAGGCAGCAAGCCACAGGAGGAGGCATGCGAGGCCCTCAGCTGCGACCCAGTGCCCAGTGCTGCGGCCAGAGGAGGTGTTGGAGGCAGACACCCACCAGCGCTCCATCTCACCCTGGAGATACCGGTGAGGATCTGGGGATCCTGCTGTGGCATGGGCTGCCCCTCCCCTGGCAGGGCCCTGCCTGGAGAGCTCTCTGGGCCTTGGTGGTTCGCTCCTGTCAAGTGGGCGTGGCCACCGGAGCTCCATCCCTCCGGCCCTGCTGACCTGGGCGGCTGAGCTGCTGCTTACGGTCGTGCCCTGCCTGCCACTGTCCTTGGTAGCCAGGGGGGCCCCTCACCTGAGCTCCTGCAGAAGTGGGGCTGGGTGGTGAAGTGGGAGGGAGGCTTTAGAGACCTCCGGCCCCTGCTCTGTGCTCTTGGAGCACCCTGGGGACACATGGATTTCCACCACTTACAAGCCCGACTGCACTCCAAGCCCGTGTGGCTCGGCCCTCACTGCCTCAGGTCCCATCCTGAGCACTCGGGGAGGGAACCTGAGGGGAGAGGAGCCTCAAGGAGGCAAGGGTAGGGCCAGAGACTCACTGTGCGCCCCGTCCCGCAGTGTGGACACAGACGAGGACCGCTATCCACAAAAGCTGGCCTTCGCCGAGTGCCTGTGCAGAGGCTGCATCGACCCACGGACCGGCCGCGAGACAGCTGCGCTCAACTCCGTGCGGCTGCTCCAGAGCCTGCTGGTGTTGCGCCGCCGGCCCTGCTCCCGCGACGACTCGGGACTCCCCACACCCGGAGCCTTCGCCTTCCACACCGAGTTCATTCGCGTGCCTGTCGGCTGCACCTGCGTGCTGCCCCGGTCAGTGTGACCGCCGAGGCCGTGGAGCCCCTAGACTAGACACATGGGCTCCCCAGAGGGCACCCCctatttatgtgtatttattgttatttatatgCCTACCCCAACACTACCCTTGGGGTCCAGGCATCCCCCGTGACTGGAGGACAGCCCCCCACTGttctccccacctccagcctcaGTAGTTGGGGGTAGAAGGAGCTCAGCACCTCTTCCAGCCCTTAAAGCCACAGAAAAGGCGTCACACAGCCACCTGTACCTTGGCTCCCCGCCCCGCTCCCGGCTTCCCTCACCCTATCACTGACCTCAGGCCCCCCAGGCTCCAACCTCCTTGGAAGTACCCCTGTTtcttaaacaattattttagtgTACGTTTGTTATTAAACTGATGAACACATCCCCCGAGGCCAACATTCAATGCGATACTCTCCCGCTCAGCCCTGGCCCAGGCCACCCATGGACCCAATTCTGGGGCATCCTTCCAGAAAGGTCTATGCAGCAGCGAGCAGTGCATGCAGGTGGGACTGAGCTCTAGCATGGGGGAGCACAGGTGTCCCTGCTCTGCCCACGGTGTCTCCCCGGAGGATACCCCTGGGAACAGGAGTGAGCCGCCTTCCCCAGGCAGAGCCTTGAGCCCTGTGCTTTGTGATGATGTGAGCGCCTGGGGCACCATCTCCGTCCCCAGGCGAAAGTCTCTGAGGATGAACTGCAGGGCTGTCAGCTCAAGGCAGGGCCCCAAGCCTCTGTGGGTTGGATCAACAGCCACGACCAAGGCGCCCTCCCTAAAGGTGAACTAGCCAGGCTCTGGGGCCCAGGCTCTGCTGGAGATTTTAGTTAAGGGACCCTGGGGTGAGCAGCCTCAGTCGTGGAAAAGGGGCCCAGGCCTGTGACAGTCTCAGGGTCTCAGTCTCTCGGCCCCCAGCCCTGAGGGCCGACATTGCCGTGGGGCTGCTGGGCAGTTGTTAGCCCCTCCCCTGCCTGGCCCCCGGGCTCACCCACCTACCGTGTCCAGGTGCCTGGAAATGGGGGCGGGGGACTCCACTCAGACCCCCAGAGGAGGACGTCTCAGGCAAGACTTCCTGGAGGTGGTGGCCTTTGTCCGGGAGGTAGAATTTTCATtcaacacatttcttttcttttttgagaaagggtctcgctctgttgcccaggctggagtgcagtggcgtgacttcagcgcactgcaacccccaccttctaggttcaagcgattctcccagctcagcttcccagtacaggcgtgcgccaccacacccaactaatatttgtatttttagtagaggcggggtttcgccatgttggccaggttggtctcgaactcctgagctcaagtgatcctcccaccttggcctcccagactgctgagattataggcatgagccaccgcacccagccatattGAGTTTCTACTAGGCGCCTGGCACTGGGAACAGGCTGAGAACAAAATGGTCAAAATCCCTCCTGCCCCCATGGTGACTGATGGAACACGTGGTGTTTAGTCTGTGAATGAGTCCAGGACAGAGGCTCTGGGGGAGGGGCTGCGGTTCTAAGCAGAGGGTCAGGGAGGCCTCGAAGAcctgaaggggaggaggaaggagccaGGCAGCCATGCAGGGAATAGCTCCAGGCACCAGGAAGAGcccatgcaaaggccctgagaagaCACATGCTGGGTGTGACACCGAGTGAGAGGGGGACGgcgggggcggggcagggcagggcgCTGGGAGCAGATTGTGTCTGCCATGGGGCCATCAGAAGCTTGTGGCTGTCACTGAAGGGAGCTGAGCCTGTGGGTTCTGAGCTGGAGGCACTGGGGTGGGGCTTTGGGTTTCAATGGCAGTGACAAGATTGTTTCAGGGGGTGAGGGAACAGCGGGAGATGGCAGGTGGCCTGGGTGGGGATGGTCCACATAGCTGGGGTCTGGATTTGGGCCAGGATTGGACGTGGGGATGTGGGGGCTTCAAGGGTGACCTTAAGCTTGGTGATCTGGGGGGACAGCTGAGACGAGGCTGGATTGAGATGTCTGCATGGTGTTGAGTGTTGGCTGGTGGGGGCGGATTCTGAAAGTCCCGGGAACAGAGGACCCTGGCTCTGAAGTGTGAGTTGCTGGGAGAGCAGGTGGGCAAGCAGCAGGCAAGGGCTTCTCCAGCCTCAGGAGAGTGGGTGCCTTGGTGAGAGCCCAGCGGCAGGGGATGTGGTGATGCACGGCAAAGCTTTGAGGGCACCCGGCTGGGGTGGTGGTGAGGACCTGTGGGCAGGTGCATGTGCAGCCAGCCACAGCCTCTGCACAAGTGAGGAGCAGGAGCCTCCAGAAGCCTCCTACAGCTTGGCCTGAGTGTCCTGGGCAGCTGGAGAGCCCTCCAGCATCAGTGTGGGGGAAAAACAAGGGTGCATCCGCCACCAGCCTCACCCCAGTTTCTACAGAAAAGAGGCGCAAGGTAGAGGCTCACCACATGGCTCCCGCCCTGTTCCCTTTTCATTTAATGCCTCTGGAATCCAAGTCCCTTAGGGAGGCGCTAGGTGTGGAGGGCCTGCAGGGCCTGGGAGAGCTATCAAGGGAGGACTCCGTTACCTCCTCCAGGCTGGGAGGACCTTTCTAGGGAGGCACACACCTGGAATCCCCAGGTACTATATTTCGTGGAATATACGGTACCTGGGATTTCATATGCTGCTGACAAGGAAGGCGATGCTGATGCTAATGAAACTGGAATGCGGCCCGGCCGGCAGGAAACGGGGTGCCGGCCCAGGCCTCGGGAACCATCGCTACCCCGGCCCCGCCCACCGGCCCCAGGCAGAGGCTCAGGCGCACGCTCCGGGCTCTGCTGCGTTTATTGCGGGCGGGTGCCCGGGCGGGAGGGCAGGTCTAGGGTGAAGTCACACGACCTCGTCGGTCACTGGGATGGGGTTGGCCTGGGGACCTCCCGGGggtcccgccgccgccgccgcctcctcgcTGGGCTTCTTGCGGGCCTCAGCCGGGGGCCGCGGCGGGGGGTTGCTGGGCGGCTGCTTGATGGTGCCTCCGATCTGCGGCCGCTCCCGGGGCTTGGGCTCGATCGGTGTCCACTGCTCACCGCGCACGGCCGCCTGCGGGGCACAGAGGGGTTGGGCCCCGGCGCCCCAAAGCCGGCCCTCCCTCCCTGGAGGCCCACCCCGCCAGGGGCCCCGGGACAGGCTCAAGTCTGAATCCCACGCGGGATGGCGTGACTGCCGCTCAGAGAAGTGACGGCCGGAGGCCACACAGCCAGGACGTGGGTCGGCCTGACACCAACCCAAGCTATTTCTTCATGCCAGGAGTAGGGCAGGAACCCCTGGGCTTCTGGAAGATCCCCTGGTGGACACTCCCAGATGCAAATTCCAGCACCTAAATTCTCCTCCCAAGGCGCCAAGGCAGGGAGCCAAGGGCAGGGAGGACGCCTGAGGTCCAGCAGGAGGGTGGCCCAGGAGAGCAGCAGGCCCGGCTCCGTCTGGTGGGTGCCATTCACCCACCCTGGCCAGCAGCCCCCCAAGGGTGCCCAGGCATTTCTGCACATGGGGGTCGGGGCAGAGCTTGAAGAACGCCGGATTCCACTGGCTGACTAAAAATACAGACTCCTGGGCCCATGCCCGGAGGTTCCACTGCAACAGGTCAAATGGACCCGGGAGTGTGTGCTTTTCGTCTTCTATTCCACAATATCCGGTAGAAAAATATGTCACATCATATCCGTCATGAAGCAGAAAGAGAACGGGACATCTGTGATCCTACCTAACTCCTAAACGGAAATATTCTGTCCTGAAGAGCAAAACTATAAGGCTGATAGAAGAAAATGCAGGAACGTGAACACAGGACCCAGGGCCAGGGGAAGGTGTTTTTACAAAGCACAGACCACACAGCAAGTAAACAGGGAAACATCTGTTCTTCAGTGCAGTGAAGGACTTCACGGGCCAAGTTAACAGACCCTTCCCAGAAAGCAGGAAGGCATTCACAGTGTCTAAAGGTTACGAAGGCTCAGTAGCTAAAATAATACGTGAAATTCCTGCAacttaagaaaaagacaaaaaccacaatagaaaaatggacaaaggatatgaacaggcaacTCAAGGGAAAAGAAACTCCAACAGCGCAAATCCACAGTCAGAGAAGAGCGAGTCCAAGCTCCGCACGGCCAGCCTCGTGCTGTGGAACTGCCAGGCGTGGGAGAAAGCGCCCTGCGCCAGGTGGGGGTGATGGGGCTGGCACGGCTGGTGGTAGGTTGTCTGCTGGGGAGCAGCTGAGCCCAGCAGGGTCAACGGTACAGAGGCTGATGcctgacccagcaattcctctcTGGGTTTAGCACAAGGAATTCCTACTGAGGTCTCCAGGAGCGGCTAGCTGTATGTGATAGCAGGGAGCCAGGGGGCATGTGGTGCAACAAAGCAACAGCCCAGAAGAACGCTTGGCAAGAGGAAGGGATTCTAAAGGAGAGCCCTGAGAGGCCGGTGGCAGGTCAATGAGCCTTGAAACAGAACTCCACTTACATACGTGGAAGGCACACACAGAAAGCACTGCACATTTAACACCGCACACACACTTTGCACTGATTTGTGGGCGGTGCCAGGACGCACGCAGTCATGCAGACATTTTCTTAAACTGCCGACACCTGGGTTTGGTTTAGTGTGCGTTTGCCTCTGTGGGCAGGAGGCACTTGCCTCTAGGGACAAAAGGATTTAAATAAGCAAAGTCTGAGGGCTCtgtccactcagagacccctGCAGTAAGAGGTGGCCTGCAGCCGTCTGTTCCGGAGCCCAGGGTGGGCAGAGGGCATTTCACCCAAGGCCTGGCCAGGCTGCGCCCTGTCCTCCCACCCATCCCTGGCCTCTCAGAAAGATCACTGTATCCCGTGGGATGGGCAGCCCTCTAACAGGCTGCTGTGGGCCTAAACCAAACCCAGGTGTCAGCGGTTTAAGACAATGTCTGCGTGACTGCGTGCATCCTGGCACCGCCCACAAATCAGTGCAAATAGGGTTGAGGTGAGAAAAGCCTGATAAATGGACCCAAGCCCAGGCACAGCCTTCCGCCGGCTGCATGACCCCAGGCAGGCCACAGCACCTCCCTGAGCCTCCGCCTCTTCGTCTGTAAAGTGGGGACACCAGTACCTCTCCCAGGGCCGTGGTGCGGGTTGATGAGGAAATGCAGGGAAATGACCCAACACACGAGACGTGCCAAAAACGGCAGCGTCAACTGCTGCATCCCTGCCGTGCTGTGAGCACACGCCCGGGCTCGCGCTTGCTCCCAGCCTCGGCTCGGCCTACAGAGCTGGCTTCAAAGGGCCACGTATGTCCGAGGGTgtcagggcaggggcagggggtgggggtggctgggGCTGACCTCAGAGGGCGCCACTCACCAACAGGTAGATGCCGCTCGCGATGGCCAGGCATGCAGTCCCCAGGATTGTGGCCAGCAGGAAGCCGGCGGGCACCGAGAGCCTGCgggagtggggggtgggaggcagggacaCAGAAGGGCACTCAGAAAGGGGAATGGAGTCCCAGGTCTGGGGGCCAAGGCCACAAAGTCTCAGGACAAGGCAGACCCAGGGACGTGCACGGCCCAGGgctgcaaagtctcaggacaaGGCAGACCACAGACCCAGGGGATGTGCAGGGCCCAGGGCTTGTTTCAGTCCTGGGTATTCTCGGCCTTGATGTGGATGCGAGTGGCTCTAGGGCACGTGCTCAGAGGAACCCCCAGCAGCGGCAGGGCAGCTCCGTGCCGGTGTCCTGGCCTCGGCCGGCAGCAACCACCAGACACACAGCGCGGAACCCTCTACCCTACCAGGAAGCCCAGGCGAGACCCCCCAGCAGGGCCTGCTGACTCCAGACAGGATCGGAGCTACTCAGGTTTGGGGGGATCCTTACAAATCCTGCACACTAGACAGCAGACACAGAATCGGGGGGCCCCCCAAAGCCGGGGACCCGAATTTTTGTTTGGAAAAACATCGAGGTAAGTGGGGGGTGGCTTCTGTCCAGGCAGCCTGGCCGGTGGGACAGTGGAGGAGGGTCGGCTCCAAGCCCCCCTGAGCCCTAGAGGGGGTGCAGGGTGGGGACTCACAGGAGGTGCAGGACGGCCCGAACGTAGTAATTCCTGGTGAGGGGCCCGAACAGCTTCACCACGGAGGTCATGTACTTCTGCCCCCTgcgggagggaggaaggggagacaGCGCGGCTGGGCCTCTCCCACTCAGGACCCCCCTGCTGCCCTGCCGACGACCCCAGGGCACCCAGGCCTCTTTCCTCCCAGAAAACACAGCGGACAGGCACCGGCCTTGGTTTGCCCACAAGTACCAAAGAATTGGTTCCGGAGCCTCTGAGTGAGGAGCTAGGCTCCACGTACCGACCCTGTGAGCCCTGCCTGGCCCCGCAGCCCCGGGAGAGACCCCAGAGCAGGAGGGAGACTCACCAGCGCTCCATGGTGGagcccttcttcctcttcccccgGGGATACTCCAGCAGGCAGACAAACACGCCCGCCACGCTGAAGCCATGTGGTTAAGGAACAGCCCAGCTCAGCCTGAGCGGCCACAGGGAACCCTCGTTACTGAAGACAACGCAGAGAGGCCCGAGCACAGCGGCTCACATCTGGAATACCAGcactgcgggaggctgaggcgggaggatcactggagcccaggagtttgagaccagccagggcaacacagtgagaccctcatctcaaccaaaaatttaaaagtcagccaggggtggtggtgtgtgcctgtggtcccagctactccagaggctgaggtaagagggtggcctgagcccaggtggaggctgccatgagtcacgactgcatcactgcactccagcctgggggacagagcgagaccttgtctcaaaaaaaaaaaaaaaaaaaaaagaaaggggcagccactgcctgaggtcacagagcCAGGAGGCAGCCACGGGAGGTTCCAACAGGTCCGGCACTCAGGGTTGCCCACAGCCGCCCTCCCACCACCCTGCCCAGTGCTGCTTGTCGCAAGATACGGCTGGGCTGAGATGGGGCAAAGGAGGTGGAGGGGCCGGGCAAGGGGACTGACTGACAGGAGGGGGCAGACAGGATCCCAGCAGTCCAACCGCGAGGCCTCAGTGCTGGCCCTGGCCCTCTGGTGACACCCCCTGCCCACCCCTCACCAGGACTCAGACTGGGGGTCTGCCGCTGACCACCACATGGCCCAGGTGAGGAGCCTGGCTGCTGGGGCCTAGGCTGCCCAGCCCGTGGACAGCCCACCCTGTGTCCCAGCCTGGCTGCGGGGCCGGGGAGCGGAGGCAAACAGCTCACTGTGAAATGGCTCCCTGGCTCTGCCCTGGGCGTTccccgcccaccccagcctcagaTGGAAGGATACATGGAGTAGGCGCCAAAGTACCACTGGGTGAAGCGGCCAGCTGTGGCCACGATGCCCCCGGTGATGAGGACTGCGGGGAGAAGCGGGTCAGGCACTGTGGGACTCCCGTCCTGGGCCACTCCCCTTCTCTACCTACTGTGGGCCACCAGGGCACCCAGAgctgccccctccccatccccacagcACAGTGACAGGGTCG
The genomic region above belongs to Piliocolobus tephrosceles isolate RC106 chromosome 17, ASM277652v3, whole genome shotgun sequence and contains:
- the IL17C gene encoding interleukin-17C, with translation MHAWPTMTPSSGGIPTLMGPHAATQLRNCPSARPPPHRLARGAKWGQALPVALVSSLEAASHRRRHARPSAATQCPVLRPEEVLEADTHQRSISPWRYRVDTDEDRYPQKLAFAECLCRGCIDPRTGRETAALNSVRLLQSLLVLRRRPCSRDDSGLPTPGAFAFHTEFIRVPVGCTCVLPRSV
- the LOC111553835 gene encoding cytochrome b-245 light chain, giving the protein MGQIEWAMWANEQALASGLILITGGIVATAGRFTQWYFGAYSIVAGVFVCLLEYPRGKRKKGSTMERWGQKYMTSVVKLFGPLTRNYYVRAVLHLLLSVPAGFLLATILGTACLAIASGIYLLAAVRGEQWTPIEPKPRERPQIGGTIKQPPSNPPPRPPAEARKKPSEEAAAAAGPPGGPQANPIPVTDEVV